In the Hylaeus volcanicus isolate JK05 chromosome 1, UHH_iyHylVolc1.0_haploid, whole genome shotgun sequence genome, one interval contains:
- the LOC128879849 gene encoding TAF5-like RNA polymerase II p300/CBP-associated factor-associated factor 65 kDa subunit 5L isoform X2 — protein MLHAGNRQAAIQFLKSHQNEFNSETEKDFLEELSSVFSVQDIELRPLVNSFRTRKYKVDMSDIAHLCLQQFLAKHGHIILMQIINTHVTIIKKMDVPETHAEGCEETGTRCEVGINGYVEQPSGTGADREMRELQEAIRLIRNNVHQPLRIFTVNNAIENASSGVIPPNMDKLAVGFSTTEIRLWGINETVLIKPKYEEPSFSFASDTPFLHKFYETGDRTTEGGAVILRGHTDIVHDLRFIPESEILLSVSSDKDMRAWRLNDYSCAAIYSGHSYPVWCMDLSVFNLYVATGSHDRTAKLWSLDRIFPLRIFAGHFLDINCVKFHPNARYLATGSADKTVRLWDKDDGNLLRVYIGAQSTIYSLAFSPDGKYLAAAGDDKSIFVWDLATNGLLTELKGHEDTIMNLDWSFDGQYIASGSLDGTIRLWPTHDHIKTVNSNSSNVVPESESPQIYSTYCSSILSLRYYNKNNSLVCIGTVDNL, from the exons ATGCTACACGCTGGTAACAGGCAAGCGGCGATTCAGTTTCTAAAATCGcatcaaaatgaatttaatagcGAAACAGAAAAAGACTTTTTAGAAGAGCTATCCAGTGTATTTTCAGTACAAGACATTGAGTTGAGACCTTTGGTTAATTCATTTAGAACTAGAAAATACAAAGTGGATATGTCTGATATTGCTCATTTATGTCTTCAACAGTTTCTTGCAAAACATGgacatattatattaatgcAG ataataaatacacatgtgacaataattaaaaaaatggatgTGCCTGAAACACATGCAGAAGGATGCGAAGAAACAGGTACACGATGCGAAGTAGGAATTAATGGATATGTAGAGCAGCCATCTGGAACTGGAGCTGATCGTGAAATGCGAGAATTGCAAGAAGCTATAAGATTAATTCGTAATAATGTGCATCAACCTCTACGAATATTCACAGTGAATAATGcaattgaaaa TGCGAGTAGTGGCGTAATTCCGCCAAATATGGACAAATTAGCAGTAGGATTTAGTACTACAGAAATTAGGCTGTGGGGTATAAATGAAACAGTATTAATCAAGCCAAAGTATGAAGAACCTTCCTTCTCGTTTGCCTCCGATACTCCGTTTTTACACAAGTTTTATGAAACTGGAGACAGAAC GACTGAAGGAGGGGCAGTGATACTTAGAGGACACACGGATATTGTACATGATTTAAGGTTTATTCCAGAATCAGAAATTTTACTTTCTGTATCTAGTGATAAAGACATGAGGGCGTGGAGACTTAACGATTACTCATGTGCCGCGATTTATAG CGGTCACAGTTATCCTGTATGGTGTATGGATCTTAGTGTGTTCAATTTGTATGTGGCAACTGGTTCTCATGATAGAACCGCCAAATTATGGTCGTTAGATAGAATATTTCCATTGCGCATATTTGCTGGTCATTTTTTAGATATAAAT tgcgtaaagtttcatccaaatgcTCGATATTTAGCGACTGGGTCCGCTGATAAGACTGTTAGATTGTGGGATAAAGACGACGGAAATTTATTAAGGGTATATATCGGAGCACAGTCAACAATTTATAGTTTAGCCTTTAGTCCAGATGGAAAGTATTTGGCAGCTGCTG GCGATGACAAATCTATCTTTGTTTGGGATTTAGCAACTAATGGATTGTTAACCGAACTTAAAGGACACGAAGACACGATTATGAATTTAGACTGGAGTTTTGATGGTCAGTACATAGCTAGCGGAAGTTTAGACGGCACGATTCGTTTATGGCCTACCCATGACCATATAAAAACTGTTAATAG CAATTCGTCAAACGTAGTACCTGAATCGGAATCACCACAAATATACTCAACTTATTGCTCGAGTATTCTTTCCTTAcgatattacaataaaaataattcactcgTGTGTATCGGAACGGTGgacaatttgtaa
- the LOC128879849 gene encoding TAF5-like RNA polymerase II p300/CBP-associated factor-associated factor 65 kDa subunit 5L isoform X1, protein MKRLKSELINATIESYLKRRHYQTSEVFCKSNQVYCRTSDEMTLNATAASATSQDNSIIFSAISIDVAAADQAYQRLKMWVNIAIDDKLKMELKGLLYPVFCHLYLEMLHAGNRQAAIQFLKSHQNEFNSETEKDFLEELSSVFSVQDIELRPLVNSFRTRKYKVDMSDIAHLCLQQFLAKHGHIILMQIINTHVTIIKKMDVPETHAEGCEETGTRCEVGINGYVEQPSGTGADREMRELQEAIRLIRNNVHQPLRIFTVNNAIENASSGVIPPNMDKLAVGFSTTEIRLWGINETVLIKPKYEEPSFSFASDTPFLHKFYETGDRTTEGGAVILRGHTDIVHDLRFIPESEILLSVSSDKDMRAWRLNDYSCAAIYSGHSYPVWCMDLSVFNLYVATGSHDRTAKLWSLDRIFPLRIFAGHFLDINCVKFHPNARYLATGSADKTVRLWDKDDGNLLRVYIGAQSTIYSLAFSPDGKYLAAAGDDKSIFVWDLATNGLLTELKGHEDTIMNLDWSFDGQYIASGSLDGTIRLWPTHDHIKTVNSNSSNVVPESESPQIYSTYCSSILSLRYYNKNNSLVCIGTVDNL, encoded by the exons ATGAAACGATTAAAgagtgaattaattaatgccACAATTGAGTCATATTTGAAACGACGTCATTACCAG ACCAGCGAGGTTTTCTGCAAAAGCAATCAAGTATACTGTCGAACCAGCGATGAAATGACTTTAAATGCAACTGCTGCCTCTGCTACATCTCAAGATAATTCCATCATTTTCAGTGCTATTAGCATCGATGTTGCTGCTGCAGATCAAGCATATCAACG aTTAAAGATGTGGGTAAATATTGCAATCGATGATAAGttgaaaatggaattaaaaggGCTTTTATACCCTGTATTTTGTCACTTATATTTAGAGATGCTACACGCTGGTAACAGGCAAGCGGCGATTCAGTTTCTAAAATCGcatcaaaatgaatttaatagcGAAACAGAAAAAGACTTTTTAGAAGAGCTATCCAGTGTATTTTCAGTACAAGACATTGAGTTGAGACCTTTGGTTAATTCATTTAGAACTAGAAAATACAAAGTGGATATGTCTGATATTGCTCATTTATGTCTTCAACAGTTTCTTGCAAAACATGgacatattatattaatgcAG ataataaatacacatgtgacaataattaaaaaaatggatgTGCCTGAAACACATGCAGAAGGATGCGAAGAAACAGGTACACGATGCGAAGTAGGAATTAATGGATATGTAGAGCAGCCATCTGGAACTGGAGCTGATCGTGAAATGCGAGAATTGCAAGAAGCTATAAGATTAATTCGTAATAATGTGCATCAACCTCTACGAATATTCACAGTGAATAATGcaattgaaaa TGCGAGTAGTGGCGTAATTCCGCCAAATATGGACAAATTAGCAGTAGGATTTAGTACTACAGAAATTAGGCTGTGGGGTATAAATGAAACAGTATTAATCAAGCCAAAGTATGAAGAACCTTCCTTCTCGTTTGCCTCCGATACTCCGTTTTTACACAAGTTTTATGAAACTGGAGACAGAAC GACTGAAGGAGGGGCAGTGATACTTAGAGGACACACGGATATTGTACATGATTTAAGGTTTATTCCAGAATCAGAAATTTTACTTTCTGTATCTAGTGATAAAGACATGAGGGCGTGGAGACTTAACGATTACTCATGTGCCGCGATTTATAG CGGTCACAGTTATCCTGTATGGTGTATGGATCTTAGTGTGTTCAATTTGTATGTGGCAACTGGTTCTCATGATAGAACCGCCAAATTATGGTCGTTAGATAGAATATTTCCATTGCGCATATTTGCTGGTCATTTTTTAGATATAAAT tgcgtaaagtttcatccaaatgcTCGATATTTAGCGACTGGGTCCGCTGATAAGACTGTTAGATTGTGGGATAAAGACGACGGAAATTTATTAAGGGTATATATCGGAGCACAGTCAACAATTTATAGTTTAGCCTTTAGTCCAGATGGAAAGTATTTGGCAGCTGCTG GCGATGACAAATCTATCTTTGTTTGGGATTTAGCAACTAATGGATTGTTAACCGAACTTAAAGGACACGAAGACACGATTATGAATTTAGACTGGAGTTTTGATGGTCAGTACATAGCTAGCGGAAGTTTAGACGGCACGATTCGTTTATGGCCTACCCATGACCATATAAAAACTGTTAATAG CAATTCGTCAAACGTAGTACCTGAATCGGAATCACCACAAATATACTCAACTTATTGCTCGAGTATTCTTTCCTTAcgatattacaataaaaataattcactcgTGTGTATCGGAACGGTGgacaatttgtaa
- the LOC128883769 gene encoding peptide methionine sulfoxide reductase isoform X1, producing the protein MLDFVGAKMFKIVSCLILLLGVKESNKMPGQLQEIKAKRATFGMGCFWTGDCLFGVLPGVIRTCVGYAGGQKESPTYRNIGDHTEVVDIEYNPDVISYPQLLALFWQNHEYGLTTKIKRQYMSLILYHDEEQKLLAENTRERQQRQRTDLVLTEVRRFERFYPAEDYHQKYRLRNHPWLIESAGLTSDEVLRNSPLAAKLNGYIAGAGTLEQFQKDLPSLGLSEKASQYLEKYVIETQGNGLYC; encoded by the exons atgttagatTTTGTCGGCGccaaaatgtttaaaatcgtTTCGTGTCTTATCCTCCTTTTGGGCGTAAAAGAG TCGAACAAAATGCCTGGACAACTGCAGGAAATCAAAGCCAAGCGCGCTACTTTTGGAATGGGCTGCTTCTGGACAGGTGATTGCCTCTTTGGAGTATTACCAGGTGTCATCAGGACCTGTGTGGGATACGCGGGTGGACAGAAGGAGTCGCCAACATACAGAAATAT AGGCGACCATACGGAAGTCGTTGATATCGAGTACAATCCTGACGTGATATCGTACCCGCAGCTACTCGCCCTATTTTGGCAGAATCACGAATACGGCCTTACTACGAAGATCAAGCGACAG TACATGTCCTTAATTTTGTATCACGATGAAGAACAGAAATTACTGGCTGAGAACACGCGCGAACGTCAGCAACGTCAACGTACAGATTTGGTTCTCACCGAGGTTAGAAGATTCGAGAGATTTTACCCAGCCGAAGA cTATCATCAAAAGTATCGACTCAGAAATCATCCGTGGTTGATCGAGAGTGCCGGTCTCACCAGCGACGAAGTCCTTCGGAATTCTCCCTTGGCCGCCAAGTTGAATGGGTACATAGCTGGTGCTGGAACACTCGAACAGTTTCAGAAGGACCTGCCAAGTCTTGGCTTGAGCGAGAAAGCGTCGCagtatttggaaaaatatgtGATCGAAACCCAGGGAAATGGTTTATATTGCTAG
- the LOC128883769 gene encoding peptide methionine sulfoxide reductase isoform X3 — MPGQLQEIKAKRATFGMGCFWTGDCLFGVLPGVIRTCVGYAGGQKESPTYRNIGDHTEVVDIEYNPDVISYPQLLALFWQNHEYGLTTKIKRQYMSLILYHDEEQKLLAENTRERQQRQRTDLVLTEVRRFERFYPAEDYHQKYRLRNHPWLIESAGLTSDEVLRNSPLAAKLNGYIAGAGTLEQFQKDLPSLGLSEKASQYLEKYVIETQGNGLYC; from the exons ATGCCTGGACAACTGCAGGAAATCAAAGCCAAGCGCGCTACTTTTGGAATGGGCTGCTTCTGGACAGGTGATTGCCTCTTTGGAGTATTACCAGGTGTCATCAGGACCTGTGTGGGATACGCGGGTGGACAGAAGGAGTCGCCAACATACAGAAATAT AGGCGACCATACGGAAGTCGTTGATATCGAGTACAATCCTGACGTGATATCGTACCCGCAGCTACTCGCCCTATTTTGGCAGAATCACGAATACGGCCTTACTACGAAGATCAAGCGACAG TACATGTCCTTAATTTTGTATCACGATGAAGAACAGAAATTACTGGCTGAGAACACGCGCGAACGTCAGCAACGTCAACGTACAGATTTGGTTCTCACCGAGGTTAGAAGATTCGAGAGATTTTACCCAGCCGAAGA cTATCATCAAAAGTATCGACTCAGAAATCATCCGTGGTTGATCGAGAGTGCCGGTCTCACCAGCGACGAAGTCCTTCGGAATTCTCCCTTGGCCGCCAAGTTGAATGGGTACATAGCTGGTGCTGGAACACTCGAACAGTTTCAGAAGGACCTGCCAAGTCTTGGCTTGAGCGAGAAAGCGTCGCagtatttggaaaaatatgtGATCGAAACCCAGGGAAATGGTTTATATTGCTAG
- the LOC128883769 gene encoding peptide methionine sulfoxide reductase isoform X2: MIVPNLIILIRRSVARIGYCNMSNKMPGQLQEIKAKRATFGMGCFWTGDCLFGVLPGVIRTCVGYAGGQKESPTYRNIGDHTEVVDIEYNPDVISYPQLLALFWQNHEYGLTTKIKRQYMSLILYHDEEQKLLAENTRERQQRQRTDLVLTEVRRFERFYPAEDYHQKYRLRNHPWLIESAGLTSDEVLRNSPLAAKLNGYIAGAGTLEQFQKDLPSLGLSEKASQYLEKYVIETQGNGLYC; the protein is encoded by the exons ATGATTGTACCAAATTTAATCATCTTGATCCGTAGAAGTGTAGCCAGAATCGGATATTGCAATATG TCGAACAAAATGCCTGGACAACTGCAGGAAATCAAAGCCAAGCGCGCTACTTTTGGAATGGGCTGCTTCTGGACAGGTGATTGCCTCTTTGGAGTATTACCAGGTGTCATCAGGACCTGTGTGGGATACGCGGGTGGACAGAAGGAGTCGCCAACATACAGAAATAT AGGCGACCATACGGAAGTCGTTGATATCGAGTACAATCCTGACGTGATATCGTACCCGCAGCTACTCGCCCTATTTTGGCAGAATCACGAATACGGCCTTACTACGAAGATCAAGCGACAG TACATGTCCTTAATTTTGTATCACGATGAAGAACAGAAATTACTGGCTGAGAACACGCGCGAACGTCAGCAACGTCAACGTACAGATTTGGTTCTCACCGAGGTTAGAAGATTCGAGAGATTTTACCCAGCCGAAGA cTATCATCAAAAGTATCGACTCAGAAATCATCCGTGGTTGATCGAGAGTGCCGGTCTCACCAGCGACGAAGTCCTTCGGAATTCTCCCTTGGCCGCCAAGTTGAATGGGTACATAGCTGGTGCTGGAACACTCGAACAGTTTCAGAAGGACCTGCCAAGTCTTGGCTTGAGCGAGAAAGCGTCGCagtatttggaaaaatatgtGATCGAAACCCAGGGAAATGGTTTATATTGCTAG